In the Aromatoleum bremense genome, one interval contains:
- a CDS encoding YCF48-related protein has translation MTGIDRFRSLIFPFALAQAVLLGCSASANLSDVAIEQARPVLRSDQFQAGVGNSRVLVAVGANGVIVWSDDAGKRWQRHVVDVEASLVDVAVCPDGSFVALDFKRRVWVADGAASSWSSMALATEATPLAVACDPAGQYWVVGSDSTILSSADRGASWQATSLGEDLMFTTIQFIDALHGVVTGEFGSLMTTRDGGASWQAGAPIPNDFYPYDALFTDPDTGWVSGLAGTILHTRDGGASWEKQSNPTGAPMYGLTRHNDDVFAVGANGLVLKLAGSEWVPAGGRAAPYLRTAFSMNGDALLVAGGAGMVEIVPMTASAVTQK, from the coding sequence ATGACAGGTATTGACCGATTCCGTTCTCTAATATTTCCGTTTGCACTGGCCCAAGCCGTGCTGCTCGGCTGCAGCGCATCGGCGAATCTGAGCGACGTTGCGATCGAACAGGCCAGGCCGGTGCTGCGCTCCGATCAGTTCCAGGCCGGCGTCGGCAATTCCCGCGTCCTCGTGGCGGTCGGCGCCAACGGCGTCATCGTCTGGTCGGACGATGCCGGCAAGCGCTGGCAGCGTCACGTCGTCGACGTCGAAGCGTCGCTGGTCGATGTCGCGGTGTGTCCGGACGGCAGCTTCGTCGCGCTCGACTTCAAGCGCCGGGTGTGGGTGGCCGACGGCGCGGCGAGCAGCTGGTCGAGCATGGCGCTCGCGACCGAAGCGACGCCGCTGGCCGTCGCCTGCGATCCGGCCGGGCAGTACTGGGTCGTCGGCAGCGACAGCACGATCCTGTCGAGCGCGGACCGCGGCGCCAGCTGGCAGGCGACCTCGCTCGGCGAGGACCTGATGTTCACGACGATCCAGTTCATCGACGCGCTTCACGGCGTCGTCACCGGTGAATTCGGCAGCCTGATGACGACGCGGGATGGCGGCGCGAGCTGGCAGGCGGGCGCACCGATTCCGAACGATTTCTACCCGTACGACGCGCTCTTCACCGATCCGGACACCGGGTGGGTGAGCGGGCTCGCCGGCACGATCCTGCACACCCGCGATGGCGGAGCGAGCTGGGAGAAACAGAGCAACCCGACCGGTGCGCCGATGTACGGCCTGACCCGGCACAACGACGACGTGTTCGCGGTCGGTGCGAACGGCCTGGTGCTGAAACTGGCCGGCAGCGAATGGGTGCCAGCGGGCGGGCGGGCCGCGCCCTACCTGCGCACCGCGTTCTCGATGAACGGCGACGCGCTGCTCGTCGCCGGCGGCGCGGGGATGGTGGAAATCGTCCCGATGACCGCCAGCGCCGTGACCCAAAAGTAA
- a CDS encoding SDR family oxidoreductase, which produces MDLQLQGKHALISGGSKGIGLACAKGFLEEGASVSLVSREMTNLEAGRQALLAASPDAAGRIFLYSGDLRSADAAAAIVKRVESECGPVDVLVNSAGAAKRTPPDELTPQHWHDAMDAKYFTYIHLIDPLVKRMAARGAGVIVNIVGAGGKVAFPTHLPGGAANAALMLVSAGLAAAYGPRGVRVNAVNPGITLTERMKEGLEADARLNGITPAEALQRASSAMPLGRIATPEEIANAVLFLCSPKAAYISGAILAMDGAVTPMVV; this is translated from the coding sequence ATGGATTTGCAACTGCAGGGCAAGCACGCCCTCATCTCCGGCGGCAGCAAAGGCATCGGATTGGCCTGCGCGAAAGGGTTCCTCGAGGAAGGCGCCAGCGTCAGTCTCGTCTCGCGCGAAATGACCAACCTGGAAGCCGGCAGGCAGGCGCTGCTCGCGGCCTCCCCGGACGCCGCCGGCCGCATCTTCCTCTACAGCGGCGATCTCCGGAGCGCGGATGCCGCCGCGGCCATCGTCAAACGGGTCGAAAGCGAGTGCGGTCCGGTCGACGTACTCGTCAATTCGGCCGGGGCCGCAAAACGCACACCGCCCGACGAGCTGACGCCGCAGCATTGGCACGATGCGATGGATGCGAAGTATTTCACCTACATCCACCTGATCGACCCGCTGGTCAAGCGCATGGCCGCGCGCGGCGCCGGCGTCATCGTCAACATCGTCGGCGCGGGCGGGAAAGTCGCCTTCCCGACCCACCTGCCGGGTGGTGCCGCCAATGCGGCACTGATGCTGGTCAGCGCCGGACTGGCCGCTGCATATGGCCCCCGGGGTGTGCGCGTCAATGCGGTCAACCCAGGCATCACGCTCACCGAGCGCATGAAGGAAGGGCTGGAGGCCGACGCCCGCCTGAACGGCATCACGCCGGCCGAAGCGCTCCAGCGCGCCAGTTCCGCGATGCCGCTCGGGCGTATCGCCACCCCGGAAGAAATCGCCAATGCGGTCCTTTTCCTGTGTTCGCCGAAAGCCGCTTACATTTCGGGGGCGATCCTGGCGATGGACGGCGCCGTCACGCCGATGGTCGTCTAG
- a CDS encoding methyltransferase: MNHRERLLELQSVLQQHQSLWRPQPFHVRRPEWCAQWPALAEAVLGLDEAALEQFTADPAACRAWLTPRLPAAGRLEALCDVPKLVPRVLPPVGTRFDWSIPGRKREQVEAFAAHGHAAHAPLLEWCAGKGHLGRRLALADRVAVRSLELDPALCEAAQRLAQRAGVEQTVLCADALAPGSREHVRGHAVVALHACGELHRTLVRSAADDRAHSYRIAPCCYHLGADDGYRPLSSEASLPLDAAALRLAVTETVTAPRHVRQRLARDQAWKLGFIALRNALEGEAIRPFRPVPSPWLSGDFTGFCEALAQRERVRLPAAIDWTHWLASGERRRAEVRRFELVRHAFRRALETWLVMDLALGLEEAGFGVEVGTFCARALTPRNLMVLARS; encoded by the coding sequence ATGAACCATCGTGAACGCCTTCTCGAACTGCAGTCGGTGCTGCAGCAGCACCAGTCGCTATGGCGGCCGCAGCCGTTTCACGTCCGGCGCCCCGAATGGTGCGCACAGTGGCCGGCGCTGGCCGAAGCGGTGCTCGGGCTCGACGAAGCCGCGCTCGAGCAATTCACCGCCGATCCCGCCGCGTGCCGTGCGTGGCTCACGCCCCGGCTGCCGGCAGCCGGCAGGCTCGAAGCCTTGTGCGACGTGCCGAAACTGGTCCCCCGCGTGCTGCCGCCCGTCGGCACCCGGTTCGACTGGTCGATTCCCGGACGCAAGCGCGAGCAGGTCGAAGCTTTCGCCGCGCACGGGCACGCCGCCCACGCGCCGCTGCTGGAGTGGTGTGCCGGCAAAGGGCACTTGGGAAGGCGCCTCGCGCTCGCCGACCGGGTGGCGGTCCGCTCGCTGGAGCTCGACCCGGCGCTGTGCGAAGCGGCGCAACGCCTCGCCCAGCGCGCGGGCGTCGAGCAGACGGTGCTGTGCGCCGACGCACTCGCGCCGGGATCGCGCGAACACGTCCGCGGCCACGCCGTCGTCGCGCTGCACGCGTGCGGCGAGCTGCACCGGACGCTGGTGCGCTCCGCCGCCGACGACCGCGCGCACAGCTACCGGATCGCGCCCTGCTGCTACCACCTCGGCGCCGACGACGGCTACCGCCCGCTGAGCTCGGAAGCTTCGCTGCCGCTCGACGCCGCGGCGCTGCGCCTCGCGGTGACCGAGACCGTCACCGCCCCGCGCCACGTGCGACAACGTCTCGCACGCGATCAGGCGTGGAAACTCGGCTTCATCGCGTTGCGCAACGCGCTCGAAGGCGAGGCGATCCGCCCTTTCCGCCCGGTGCCCTCACCCTGGCTGTCGGGCGACTTCACCGGCTTCTGCGAAGCCCTGGCGCAGCGCGAGCGCGTGCGCTTGCCGGCCGCGATCGACTGGACGCACTGGCTCGCGAGCGGCGAGCGGCGCCGCGCCGAAGTGCGGCGCTTCGAACTGGTGCGTCACGCGTTCCGGCGCGCGCTGGAGACGTGGCTCGTCATGGATCTCGCGCTGGGGCTCGAAGAGGCCGGGTTCGGCGTCGAGGTCGGCACCTTCTGCGCACGCGCGCTTACGCCGCGAAATCTGATGGTGCTGGCGCGGTCTTGA
- a CDS encoding SRPBCC family protein, translated as MPTGTVHLHRVLRAKPEKIYRAFLDAEALARWLPPNGFTCKVDHLDAKVGGTFRMAFRNFGTGNSQSFGGSYLELIPNERIRHTDKFDDPGLPGEMVMTVTLRAVACGTEVHIVQEGIPEAIPPEFCYLGWQESLEHLARLVEPEIPD; from the coding sequence ATGCCTACCGGTACCGTCCACCTGCACCGCGTGCTGCGCGCAAAACCCGAGAAGATCTACCGTGCTTTCCTCGATGCGGAAGCGCTCGCCCGATGGCTGCCGCCCAACGGCTTCACCTGCAAGGTCGACCACCTGGATGCCAAGGTTGGCGGCACGTTCAGGATGGCGTTCAGGAATTTCGGCACGGGCAACAGTCAATCCTTCGGCGGCAGCTATCTGGAACTCATTCCGAACGAACGCATCCGCCACACGGACAAGTTCGACGACCCTGGCCTGCCCGGCGAAATGGTGATGACGGTCACCCTGCGCGCGGTGGCCTGCGGGACGGAGGTGCACATCGTGCAGGAAGGTATCCCGGAGGCGATTCCGCCGGAGTTCTGCTACCTCGGGTGGCAGGAGTCGCTCGAGCATCTGGCGCGGCTCGTCGAGCCGGAAATTCCGGATTGA
- a CDS encoding ISAs1 family transposase: MDIGKLADMVEVFEGLEDWRNAQQTRHRLSELLTVAVCAVLSGADDFEEVSQWGQAKLPWLRGFLRLDYGVASPDTFERVFALLDPKQFEQAFRTWVGRIIPALGQDQVVAIDGKSSRRTTSKAAAAPLHLVSAFAANVGVVLGQTATAEKSNEITAIPELLKVLDINGCIVTIDAMGTQTKIARAIRERGAHYVLCVKDNHPKLLDSIMFADIDPRGPLTPSSTHETTSTGHGRTEVRRCTAYDATDRLHKAAAWKDVASFAVVERVRTVGERTSTERAYYISSLPADAERIALAIRSHWEVENRLHWCLDVQFGDDYARGRIGHIAHNLALVRHMALNLIRLDKSIKTSIKTKRLLAATSDEFRAALLGFEVPDEDDDEDDDS; encoded by the coding sequence ATGGACATAGGGAAGCTGGCCGACATGGTGGAGGTTTTCGAGGGTCTCGAGGACTGGCGCAACGCGCAACAGACGCGGCACCGCTTGAGCGAACTGCTCACCGTGGCGGTGTGTGCAGTACTCAGCGGGGCGGACGACTTCGAGGAAGTTTCGCAGTGGGGCCAAGCCAAGCTGCCGTGGCTGCGCGGCTTTCTGCGGCTCGACTATGGGGTGGCTTCGCCCGACACCTTCGAGCGGGTGTTCGCGCTGCTCGACCCGAAGCAGTTCGAGCAGGCCTTTCGCACGTGGGTGGGTCGCATTATTCCGGCGCTCGGCCAGGACCAGGTTGTCGCCATCGATGGCAAGTCGAGCCGACGCACGACGAGCAAGGCGGCCGCCGCGCCGCTGCATCTGGTCAGCGCCTTTGCCGCCAACGTGGGCGTGGTGCTGGGCCAGACGGCGACGGCGGAGAAGTCCAACGAGATCACGGCGATTCCCGAACTGCTCAAGGTGCTCGACATCAACGGCTGCATCGTCACCATCGATGCGATGGGCACGCAGACCAAGATCGCGCGCGCCATCCGTGAGCGAGGCGCCCACTACGTGCTGTGCGTGAAAGACAACCACCCGAAGCTGCTCGACTCGATCATGTTCGCCGACATCGATCCGCGCGGTCCGCTGACACCGAGTTCGACGCATGAAACCACGAGCACCGGCCATGGACGGACCGAAGTGCGCCGCTGCACGGCGTATGACGCGACCGATCGGCTCCACAAAGCCGCGGCCTGGAAGGATGTGGCCAGCTTTGCCGTCGTCGAGCGCGTGCGTACGGTGGGCGAGCGCACCAGCACGGAGCGCGCCTACTACATCAGCAGTCTGCCGGCCGATGCCGAGCGCATTGCGCTGGCGATCAGAAGTCACTGGGAAGTCGAGAATCGTCTGCACTGGTGCCTGGATGTTCAGTTCGGTGACGACTACGCGCGCGGGCGCATCGGTCACATTGCCCATAACCTGGCGCTGGTGCGCCACATGGCGCTCAATCTCATCCGGCTCGACAAGTCCATCAAGACCAGCATCAAGACCAAACGACTGCTGGCCGCGACGTCCGATGAGTTTCGGGCCGCACTGCTCGGCTTCGAGGTGCCTGATGAGGATGATGATGAGGACGACGATTCATGA